AGGATCTGGATGCCGGTCGCGCACCGAGTGGCCGGGTCATGGACGCGGATGACATCGCTTCGGTCATTAACGCTTTTGCCACCGCCGCCCGATCGGCACAGGAACGCGGGTTTGACGGGGTAGAGGTTCATGCAGGGCACGGTTTCCTGCTCGATCAGTTTCTCTGGTCACGCACGAACCGCAGGCAGGATGGTTATGGCGGTTCGGCCGAGGGGCGGGCGCGTTTCCCGGCGGAGGTTGTGGCTGCCTGTCGGCGTGCTGTCGGCCCCGACTTCCCGATCCTTGTTCGCATGTCGCAGTTCAAGATCGGTGCCTATGAAGACGAAATCGCCGCCACACCCGATGAACTGGGCAGGCTGCTCGCGCCCATCGCCGATGCGGGAGCGGACATTCTCCATTGTTCGCAGCGGGAGGCATGGGCACCGGCATTTGCGGGCAGTCCGCTCAATCTTGCAGGATGGGCAAAGCGGCTGACCGGACTTCCGTCGATTGCGGTCGGTTCGATCGGGCTTGGCGGCCTGTTCACAGAAGAGGAGGCCGCGACACCGGGCGCAGGCTTGCCGCCGGTGTCGCTCGCCCGGCTGGACGATGTGTGCGCAATGATGGCTCGTGGTGAGTTCGATTTGCTCGCCATCGGTCGCTCGCTGCTGGCCGACGCGGATTGGCCGCGCAAAATCCGCGACGGACGGGATGCAGAATTGAACGCCATCGACCTGGTGGCACTGACAACGCTTAGCTGAGCAAGGAACGGGAAATGCAACGGTTCGATAATCGGGTGGTTTTGGTAACGGGCGCGGCTTCGGGCATCGGCCGTGCGACCGCGACACGCCTCACCTCTGAAGGAGCGTCTGTGTTGTGCGCAGATCGTAACATGGCGGGCGCGGAGGAAACTGCTGCCGGGTTGAAAGGCAAAGGTGCCGCGTGGCTGCTTGATGTCGCGGACCCGGCATCGTGCGAATCTGCGGTCGCGGAAACGCTGCGCCTCTATGGCCGGATCGATGCGCTCGCCAACATCGCCGGGATC
This genomic stretch from Sphingomonas paeninsulae harbors:
- a CDS encoding NADH:flavin oxidoreductase; protein product: MNTNIPAESRTRDILFAPFATRSLTLPNRIVMSPMGRSYAPNGRPHGDYASYFSRRVKGGVGLAITGAAAVAHDLADYDGTGPHFFGDDALNGWVDVLTAVHAAGGKLMPQLWHTGMERRTAHFGPEQLGDARAIGPSGLSIEDLDAGRAPSGRVMDADDIASVINAFATAARSAQERGFDGVEVHAGHGFLLDQFLWSRTNRRQDGYGGSAEGRARFPAEVVAACRRAVGPDFPILVRMSQFKIGAYEDEIAATPDELGRLLAPIADAGADILHCSQREAWAPAFAGSPLNLAGWAKRLTGLPSIAVGSIGLGGLFTEEEAATPGAGLPPVSLARLDDVCAMMARGEFDLLAIGRSLLADADWPRKIRDGRDAELNAIDLVALTTLS